In Penaeus monodon isolate SGIC_2016 chromosome 15, NSTDA_Pmon_1, whole genome shotgun sequence, a genomic segment contains:
- the LOC119582325 gene encoding sex-determining region Y protein-like, translating to MKLQFHKQNKHMKLQFHKQDKHMKLQFHKQDEQKLQFHKQDEQKLQFHKQDEQKLQFHKQDKHMKLQFHKQAEQKLQFHKQAEQKLQFHKQNKHMKLQFHKQNKHMKLQFHKQDEQKLQFHKQNKHMKLQFHKQNKHMKPQFHKQDEQLSLQFH from the coding sequence ATGAAACTCCAGTTCCACAAGCAGAACAAGCACATGAAACTCCAGTTCCACAAGCAGGACAAGCACATGAAACTCCAGTTCCACAAGCAGGACGAGCAGAAACTCCAGTTCCACAAGCAGGACGAGCAGAAACTCCAGTTCCACAAGCAGGACGAGCAGAAACTCCAGTTCCACAAGCAGGACAAGCACATGAAACTCCAGTTCCACAAACAGGCCGAGCAGAAACTCCAGTTCCACAAGCAGGCCGAGCAGAAACTCCAGTTCCACAAGCAGAACAAGCACATGAAACTCCAGTTCCACAAGCAGAACAAGCACATGAAACTCCAGTTCCACAAGCAGGACGAGCAGAAACTCCAGTTCCACAAGCAGAACAAGCACATGAAACTCCAGTTCCACAAGCAGAACAAGCACATGAAACCCCAGTTCCACAAGCAGGACGAGCAATTGAGTCTCCAGTTCCACTAA